One genomic segment of Sphaerodactylus townsendi isolate TG3544 linkage group LG07, MPM_Stown_v2.3, whole genome shotgun sequence includes these proteins:
- the LOC125436692 gene encoding E3 ubiquitin-protein ligase UHRF2-like — protein sequence MQLLCDECNMAYHIYCLNPPLSKIPEDEDWYCPSCKIDSNEVVKAGEKLKQSKKKAKMPSACTDSQRDWGKGMACVGRTKECTIVPSNHYGPIPGVPVGTTWKFRVQVSEAGVHRPHVGGIHGRSNDGAYSLVLAGGFEDEVDRGDEFTYTGSGGRDLSGNKRIGEHSFDQTLTHMNRALALNCDAPLDDKNGAESKNWRAGKPVRVVRSSKGRRISKYAPEEGNRYDGIYKVVKYWPEIGKCGFLVWRYLLRRDDAEPAPWTSEGTERSKKLGLSLQYPEGYLEAMASKEKKDKVKKQIVKPEPTEQSNGNQKRPVDDEAVEEPPKTAKARRMGDGGKGEAFQLTQQQQWLIQEDSPNQKLWDEVLASLKEGPNFLKKLEQSFMCVCCQELVYQPVTTECLHNVCKSCLQRSFRAEVFTCPACRHDLGKSYIMVPNKILQTLLDQFFPGYSKGR from the exons ATGCAACTTCTCTGTGACGAGTGTAACATGGCCTACCATATATACTGCCTGAATCCTCCTCTAAGCAAGATACCTGAAGATGAGGACTG GTATTGTCCTTCCTGTAAAATTGATTCCAATGAAGTTGTAAAAGCTGGGGAAAAGCTcaagcagagtaaaaagaaagcAAAGATGCCATCTGCCTGCACAGACAGCCAGCGGGACTGGGGCAAG GGTATGGCCTGTGTTGGGCGTACTAAGGAGTGTACTATTGTTCCTTCCAACCATTATGGACCTATTCCTGGAGTTCCTGTTGGAACAACGTGGAAATTCAGAGTGCAG GTGAGTGAAGCGGGTGTCCACAGACCACATGTTGGCGGAATTCATGGTCGTAGCAATGATGGAGCTTACTCCCTTGTGCTGGCTGGAGGATTTGAAGATGAAGTA GACCGAGGAGATGAATTCACTTATACTGGAAGTGGTGGGAGAGATCTTTCTGGCAATAAAAGGATTGGAGAACATTCATTTGATCAAACTTTAACACATATGAACAG ggcaCTGGCCCTTAATTGTGATGCCCCATTGGATGATAAAAATGGAGCAGAGTCTAAAAACTGGAGAGCTGGTAAACCAGTTCGAGTGGTTCGCAGCTCAAAAGGGCGAAGAATCAGCAAATATGctccagaagaaggcaatagATATGATGGCATTTATAAG GTGGTGAAATATTGGCCAGAAATTGGAAAGTGTGGATTCTTAGTTTGGCGCTATCTTTTGAGAAGGGATGATGCTGAACCTGCACCTTGGACTTCAGAAGGAACTGAACGGTCAAAGAAACTGGGCCTGAGTTTACAG TATCCAGAAGGCTATTTGGAAGCCATGGCTAGTAAAGAAAAGAAGgataaagtaaaaaaacaaattgtCAAACCGGAGCCAACAGAACAGAGCAATGGAAATCAAAAAAGGCCAGTCGATGATG AAGCTGTAGAAGAACCTCCAAAAACAGCCAAAGCCAGGCGGATGGGAGACGGAGGAAAAGGTGAAGCGTTCCAGTTGACTCAACAGCAGCAGTGGTTGATTCAGGAAGACTCTCCAAACCAGAAGCTGTGGGATGAAGTACTTGCTTCTCTTAAGGAAGGACCA AATTTTTTGAAGAAACTGGAACAATCTTTTATGTGTGTCTGCTGCCAGGAGTTGGTTTACCAGCCAGTGACCACAGAGTGCCTCCACAATGTCTGTAAA AGCTGTTTACAGCGCTCTTTCAGAGCTGAAGTCTTCACCTGCCCTGCTTGTCGACATGACCTTGGAAAGAGCTACATCATGGTTCCCAACAAGATCCTGCAGACGCTACTTGACCAGTTCTTCCCTGGTTACAGCAAAGGGCGATGA